The sequence below is a genomic window from Streptomyces sp. NBC_00289.
GAAGACCGCGTCCGACGTCCTCGCCAAGCGCACCGCCATCGCTGCCGAACTCGGCGTCGACGAGATCCAGGTCATCATGAGCCGCGTCCGTGCAGCTCACGGCGGCAACGCAGGCCGCGTCTCGATGTGGGTCGCCGACGATGACCCCTACCTCGCCCCGCCCACCACCTCACCCCTGGAGGGCATGGACACCTTCTCCATCTGGGACCCGATCCCCTTCGGCCAGGACGCCCGCGGCAACCGCGTCACCCTGCCCATCGTCTGGCAGTCAATGTTCTTCGGCGGCCTGCCCCGGCGAGGCAAGACGTTCTCTCAGCGCCTCCTCACGGCCGCCGGCCTCCTCGACCCCTACGTCAGGCACTACGTGTGCGACTTCAAGGGCGGCCAGGACTGGATCCAGACGCGGCAGGTCGCCCACCGCCTGGTCCTCGGCGCCGAAGAGGACGCCATCGAGGCGTTCAAGGCCCTGCTCAAGGAGCTGCTCGCCGAGATGGAGCGCCGCTTCTCCATCCTGCGCGGCCTGCCTACCTCGATCTGCCCCGAGGGCAAGCTCACCCCCGAGATCGTCAAGCGATACAACATGCCGTTCATCCTGTTCACCGTCGACGAGCTGCAAGAGGCGTTCCTCGCCGTCGACGACCAGGAGCGCGAGGAGATCATCAACGACATGGCCCGCATCGCCCGCCGCGGCCCGGCCGCCGGGTTCATCTCCAACTACGCCTCGCAGCGCCCCGACGCGAAGTCCGTGCCGACCAAGCTCCGCGAGATCATCACCATCCGCTACTCGACGCAGGTCACCGACCAGACGTCCTCCGACATGGTCCTCGGCAAGGGCAAGGCCGCCCAGGGAGCGGACGCGTCCGTCCTGTCCGAGGAGCACAAGGGCGTCGGCGTCCTCGTCACCGGCCCGGCCTCCTTCGTCACCGTGAAGGCCGACATGCTGGAGACCGCCGGGTTCAACGCCATGTGCTCCAAGGGCCGTGCCCTGCGCGAGCAGGCCGGGACCCTCACCGGAGACGCGGCCAACGACCCCAGCGCCATCGCCGAAGCCTCCGGCATCACCATCAGCCCCGTCCTGTCCGACTGCCTGTCCGTCATGCGGCACAGCCCCAAGATGCACACCGTGGACCTCCTCGCCCGCCTGGAGAACCTTGACGAGGACTACGGCGACTGGGACGCCGAACGCCTCGCCAAGGAACTCGACGACGCCGGAGTGAAGCGCACCACCAGGCAGGTCAACATCGGCGGCAAGAACCTCGCCGGATGGCGCCGCGAGGACCTCGAAGCCGCCATGCCGGCCGACCTCCTCAACGCCCGGTAGAGGGGGAGGGCTCTACAAGCCCCGCTACGAGACCCCCTCTTGGCCACCCCTACCCAGGGAGTGGATCTAGAGGGGGGCCTCTACAGTCGTAGACCCCCCTGTAGCGGCCCGTGACCAGGGACGTAGTGGGGATAGAGGGGGTCTGGATCACCCCTCCTGTACCCCGCCCAGGCGGCATCATGGACGGCATGGAGTCGCAGAACATCCGGCCCGGCCACCTCACCGCCCACCAGACCGCCAGCGCCCTCGGCGTCACCCTCGGAGGCGTCCGCCAGCTCGTCCACCGCGGCCAGCTCCAGCGCGCTGGCGGCACCGCCCGGCAACCCTGGTACGCCGCCACAGACGTTGCCGCCCTCACCGCGAAACGACAGGCACGCGCCGCCGCTTGACCGCAGGTCAGACGCGTGTAACGATCTCGGCGTACAACTGTGCCCTCAACCGGCACCACAAACACACGACGAAGCCCCAGCCAATCCCCCCGGCTGGGGCTTCGTCGTGCCAGCGTCCGCCGCCCGGACAGGGGCTGGCGAGGCCCCGCGGAACACGGGCCGCACCCGGGCGGCGGACCTCACGGAGGAGGCGCCCGTGGCCGGCAACCCCCGCAACGGGCGCCCCTACCGCAGGCTCTGCGCGACCGTGAGAGCCCTCGGCATGCCGTGCTGGCTCTGCGGCCACAACATCGACCCCCGCCTCGACCCGCGACACCCAATGTCCTGGACCCTCGACCACCTCGTGCCACTCAGCCGCGGCGGCGACCTCCTTGACCCCGCCAACGCCCGCCCAGCACACAGGCGGTGCAACAGCAGCAAGGGCAACCGCGCGATGGCCACGCCCCAGGTCGCGCCACAACGAGCATCACGGAGGTGGTGACCATGACCGGGCACGCCCTAAAACTGGACCTCGTTGACGGCCTGGGCCGCATCGACCTCGATGGCGACGACATCAGGTACAGCGTCGGCCGCCTCACTCTCCAGGCCAGCCACGGCCGGCGCCCGCTCCTCACCCTTGAACCGCGGATGTTCATCCAGATGGCCGACGTAACAACCGTGGCAGACGTGACCATCCCCAAGGACACCCGTCAGCTCCTCATCAAGCTGGGCTGGACACCACCAGCCGCCGACACCGAGTAACCCGGCCTGCCGTGCTGTACGTCGTGAGCGGCCCGCCCGGCGCTGGCAAGTCCAGCTGGATCCGTGCGCACGCCAAGGCCACCGACATCGTCATCGACTTCGACCTGCTCGCCCTCGCCCTCGCCGGGCCGGGCGCCGACCACCACCGCCACGGCAGGACGCTGGAGAAGGTCGTCCACCGCGTCCGCTTCGCCGCCATCCGCGAGGCCGAGCACCACCTCGACACCGTCGACGTCTACCTGATCAACACCATGCCGAGCCCGCGCGACCTGGCCAACTACAAGCGGCTCAAGGCCAAGCTGATCACGGTTGACCCAGGCCGAGAGATCGTCATGCAGCGCATCAGAGACATGCGTCAGCCAGGCATGGCCGCGGTCGCAGAGCGCTGGTACAAGAAGCACCCGCCCCGATCACCCTCCGCAATGCCCCAGGCGTCACGGCGCTGGTAGCGCGCGCGAGCGGTCGACTCAAGATCACCTTGCCGGGCCGGCCCATTCTTTAGCGGGAGGGGCGGGAGCCTCCCATCCCGCGGCCGTCCTCGACGGGGTCCACGTTCGCCAGCATCAACCTGTCGCGCACCGAGTCGAGCCTGCAGAAGGTCGCGGTGTGGGCGGCGACGGACCTGGTGTCCTCCCTGGTGGCGACGCTGCCCCTGGACGTCTACGAGGGCACAGGGGCGTCGCGGCGGGAGCTGCCGCTACCGAAGGTGCTGGAGGACCCGGCGGGCGACGGCTACGGCCTGGCCGACTGGATCTACCAGTACATGATGTCGCTGCTGCTGCGGGGCAACACCTACGGCCGGACCGCTGACCGGGACCGGCTCGGCAACCCGACGCAGGTGGTGCTGTACCA
It includes:
- a CDS encoding cell division protein FtsK, translated to MTDILIKPLQDAPEDAEDAQDAVEEVEAVDRPNNPLADWLTVPDAPILPAWARNWASVRANSGAFMKVTWWHTRYHSLRSPKYAVKVAGYSARGAFRGGRRLWPVLSAQDHSRAIKALRAQSMAKPEDTVLAAQAVLAHRERTVARRWRWGTALGLASAAAVALNYASLGLQLAAGCMMCGGLSAIGWSDEAQILDHGTPPLRIAMDSQQLNDALRATGLLKQGKGDDDGPKVNCVMGPLRDGNGWAVVFDLPRGGGKTASDVLAKRTAIAAELGVDEIQVIMSRVRAAHGGNAGRVSMWVADDDPYLAPPTTSPLEGMDTFSIWDPIPFGQDARGNRVTLPIVWQSMFFGGLPRRGKTFSQRLLTAAGLLDPYVRHYVCDFKGGQDWIQTRQVAHRLVLGAEEDAIEAFKALLKELLAEMERRFSILRGLPTSICPEGKLTPEIVKRYNMPFILFTVDELQEAFLAVDDQEREEIINDMARIARRGPAAGFISNYASQRPDAKSVPTKLREIITIRYSTQVTDQTSSDMVLGKGKAAQGADASVLSEEHKGVGVLVTGPASFVTVKADMLETAGFNAMCSKGRALREQAGTLTGDAANDPSAIAEASGITISPVLSDCLSVMRHSPKMHTVDLLARLENLDEDYGDWDAERLAKELDDAGVKRTTRQVNIGGKNLAGWRREDLEAAMPADLLNAR
- a CDS encoding HNH endonuclease, translated to MPCWLCGHNIDPRLDPRHPMSWTLDHLVPLSRGGDLLDPANARPAHRRCNSSKGNRAMATPQVAPQRASRRW